The Xanthomonas sontii genomic sequence TGACTGGCGAACTGGGTGAGGGAAGGGAAGACAGCGGCGCACGGCGGCAGCGTGTGCGCCGCCGTGCCGGGAACGGATCAGCGGATCAGTGCATCACGCGCGCGGTCGGCGCGGCGGTGGGTGCGGTCGCCGCCAGCTCCGCCGACAGGCGCGAACCGCGCAGGCCGTACCAGACGATGTAGGCGTAGCACAGCAGCGGGATCACGAAGGCATGCTGGATGCCGATGGCGTCGGCCAGCGCGCCCTGCGCCAGCGGCACCAGGGCGCCACCGACGATGCCCATGATCAGCAGGCTGGAGGCCTTGCTGGTGAGTACGCCCAGGCGCTCGATGGCCACGGTGAAGATGGTCGGGAACATGATCGAGTTGAACAGGCCGATCGCGATCACGCTCCACATCGCCACGTGGCCGGTGCTGAGCATGGTGGCGATCAGCAGCAGCGAGGCGATACCGGCGAAGGTCGCCAGCAGCTTGCGGGCCGGGACGAACTGCAGCAGCGCCGCGCCGGCAAAGCGGCCGACCATCGCGCCGCCCCAGTAGAACGGCAGGTAGTGGCTGGCAGCGGCTTCGGTCAGGCCGCCGGTGGTGGGGCCGGAGATGTAATTGATCAGGAAGCTGCCGATCGACACTTCCGCGCCCACGTACATGAAGATCGCCACCACGCCCCACAGCAGGTGCGGGTGGCGCAGCGCGTCGGCGAAGCTGTGATGCGATTCGGTGCTGGCATCGTTGTCCTCGCGCAGCGACGGCACCCGCATCACCAGCACGAACACCGCCAGCAACAGCAGGCCGCCGGCCAGCATCAGGTAGGGGATTTCCACCGAGCGCGCCTGCTCGATGCGATAGGCGGACAACTGCTCGGGATTCATCGCCGCCAGCTGGTCGGCGCCGAGCACCGCGCCGGCCAGGATCAGCGGGCCGATCAGCCACGGGAACACGGTGGTGCCCAGCGAGTTCAGCGCCTGGGCGAAGTTGAGCCGGCTCGGCGCCTTCTCCGGCGCGCCGATCAGGCTGATGTACGGATTGGCCGCCACCTGCAGCAGGGTGATGCCGCTGGCCAGCACGAACAGCGCGGTCAGGAACAGCGGATAGGAGGGCAGGCGCGCGGCCGGGTAGAACATCGCCGCGCCGATCGCAGCTACCACCAGGCCGATGACGATGCTGGCCTTGTAGCCGACCCGCGACACCACCGCGCCGGCCGGCACCGACATCAGGAAGTAGGCGCCGAAGAAAGTGAACTGGATGAGCATCGACTGCGCGTAGTTCATCTGGAACACGGCTTTCAGATGCGGGATCAACACGTCGTTGAGGCTGGTCAGGCCGCCCCAGGTGAAGAAGATCATGCTGACCACCGCGATGGCGGCGGTGTTGGACAGCGGGCGACGGCTCATGCAGCGACTCCGGGAACGGGCGAGAGGGCGACCCGGCTGCTGGCGCGCAGGCACAGCCGGGCGGGGGCGATGGTAAGCGCAGGCAGGGCCTGGCGGTGGCGCAGTGCGTCCAGCACCAGGCGCGCGGCCTGCATGCCGCGCTCGCGCGGGGCGACGGCGACGGTGGACAGCGGCGGGGTGGCGACGGCGGCCTCGGGAATGTCGTCGAAGCCGATCAGTGCGTAGTCGCGGCCGGCGATGCGGCCACGTTCGGCCAGGCCGCTGGCCAGGCCCAGCGCGACCACGTCGTTGTAGCAGACCAGCGCGGTCGGCAGCGGGTCGCGCGCGCACAGCGCGCCGGCCTGGCGCGCGGCTTCCAGCCGGGTCGGCGCGCATTCGATCAGCCACGTCGGGTCGACCGCGATGCCGGCGGCGGCCAGCGCCTCGCGGTAGCCGGCACGGCGCTCGGCGCAGGAACTGGACTGGCGGTGGCCGCCGAAGAAGGCGATGGCGCGGTGGCCCTGCGCCAGCAGGTGTTCGGTGGCCATGCGCGCGCCGCGGCGGTTGTCCAGCACCAGCAGCGGCCAGTCGCCGTCCAGCGCGCGGTTGAACAGCAGCACCGGCAGGCGCGGCCCCAGCAACTGGCGCAACCGCGCCGCGTCGGTGTTCTCGGTGGGCGAGAGGATCATCGCCGCCGGGTGGTGCTCGATCAGCGAGGCCAGCACGGTCTGCTGGCGCTCCGGCGATTCGCCGGTGCTGCCCATCAGCATCACGTAGCCGGCCTCGGCCAGCGCCGCGTCCACGCCGCCAGCGAACTCGGCGAAGAACGGATTGGCCAGGTCGTTGACCACCAGCGCCACCGCATTGGACGCGCGGCCGCGCAGGCTGGCCGCGCCGCGGTGGTAGACATAGCCCTGGCGGGCGATCTCCGCCGCCACCCGCGCGCGCGTGTCCGCATGCACCAGCGGGCTGTTGCGCAGCACCAGCGACACGGTCGCCCGCGACACGCCGCAGGCGGCGGCGATGTCGGACACGGTGACGCGTTTGTCGGCGGGAGACGGCGCCACGGCGGATTAGACCGGTTCAAAAGGTCGCTCATCCTGCGCCGTCGTGATCCGATCCGCATTTTGCAGTGCAGCAAGGCATTGCGGTGGCTTTGTGCTATCCGTTTGGATCGATTCGATACGGGGAGCCTGCCATGCGCAGCTCGAGGACGCTGGGCGGCGTTGCCGCGCTGCTGCTTGCCGCGCTGTGGCCGATCGCATCCGCCGTCGCAGCGGCGGGCGGTGATGCCGGCGAACGTGCGGTGGCCGCGGTGGACCCCTTCATCGGCACCGGCGGCGAGGGCCACACCTATCCTGGCGCCACGGTGCCGTTCGGCATGGTCCAGTTGAGCCCGGACACGCGCATCCAGCCGCGCAAGGACGCCTACGGCTGGGCGGCCGGCTACCGCTACGACGACCGCAGCCTGGTCGGCTTCTCGCATACGCACTTCTCCGGCACCGGCCACTCCGACCTGGGCGACGTGCTGCTGATGCCGATCAGCGGTGCGGTGCGCCTGGAGCGTGGCGACCCGGACACACCCGGCAGCGGCTACAGCGCGCGCTTTCGCCACGACGACGAGCGCGCCGAGCCGGGCTACTACGCGGTGACCCTGGATGACTACAAAGTGCGCGCCGAACTCACCGCCAGCGCCCGCGTCGGCGTGCACCGCTACACCTACCCGGCCGGCCAGCCGGCGCACGTGCTGCTGGACCTGCGTACCAGCCTGTACGACTACCCGGGCAAGATCAGCTGGTCGCGGCTGCGCCTGCGCGCCGACGGCACCGTCACCGGCTTTCGCGAGACCCGCGGCTGGGCGCCGGGGCGGCAGCTGTACTTCGCCCTGCGCTTCTCGCAGCCGCTGCGCGGCCACGCCTTCCACAACACCGAGCAGGACATTCCCTACAAGGGCTTTCCGCCGCCGGGCGACAACGACCCCACCCAGCGCGCGCAGATCGAAGGCCGGCAACTGGTGGGATCGTTCGACTTCGGCGACGCCCTGCGCGGGCCGCTGCTGGTCAAGGTGGCGATCTCGCCGGTCAGCGAGGACAGCGCCATCGCCAATCTCGACGCCGACGTGCCGGGCTGGGATTTCGACGGCGTGCGCCGCGCGGCACGCGCGCAATGGGCGCAGGCGCTGGGCGCGGTGGAGGTGGACGCGCCGCCCGCGCAACGCACCCAGTTCTACACCGCGCTGTACCACAGCCTGCTCGGCCCGACTCTGTTCATGGACAGCGACGGCCGCTATCGCGGGCCGGACAACGCCGTGCACCAGGCGCAGGGCTACACCCACTATTCGACGTTCTCGCTGTGGGACACCTACCGCGCGCTGCATCCGCTGCTGACCATCGTGCAGCCGCCGCAACGCACCAACGACATCGTCAACTCGCTGCTCGCGCACCAGCGCGAAAGCCCCTACGGTGTGCTGCCGGTGTGGGCGTTCCACGGCCTGGAGACCTGGTGCATGATCGGCTACCACGCGGTGCCGGTGATCGCCGACGCATACATGAAGGGCATCCGCGGCTACGACACCGACGCCGCGCTCAAGGCCATGGTGGCCAGCGCCAACTACGGCCCCTACGACGGCATCGCCCAGTACCGCGAACTGGGCTACGTGCCGATCGACGAGGAAGGCGAGGCCGCCTCCAAGACCCTGGAATACGCCTTCGACGACTGGACCATCGCGCGCATGGCCAAGGAGATGGGCCGCAGCGAGGTCGCCGCCGCCTTCGCCAAGCGCGCCGGCAACTGGCGCAACGCCTTCGACCCCGACACCGGCTTCATGCGCGCGCGCAAGCGCGACGGCGCCTTCCGCACACCGTTCGATCCGGACGCCAGCGGCTACGGCACCGACTACACCGAAGGCAACGCCTGGCAGTACTCCTGGTACGTGCCGCAGGACGTGGCCGGCCTGGCCCGTGCGCACGGTGGCGACGACAAACTGCTGGCGCGGCTGGATCAGGTGTTCGACGCCAAGGTCGATCCCAAGGTGTTCGCGCACATGGAGGACATCACCGGCCTGATCGGCTGGTATGCGCACGGCAACGAGCCCAGCCACCACGTCGCCTATCTGTATGCCTACGCCGGGCAGCCGTGGCGCACCCAGGCGCGGCTGCAGCAGATCATGCGCAGCCAGTACGCGGCGCGCCCGGACGGCCTGGCCGGCAACGACGACATGGGGCAGATGTCGGCCTGGTACGTGTTCACCGCGCTGGGCTTCTACCCGGTGGCGCCGGCCAGCAACCAGTACATCCTCGGCCGCCCGTTCCTGCCGCGCGCCACCCTGGCGCTGCCCAACGGCAAGCGCTTCACGGTGATCGCCGACGGCCTGGACGACGCGCATCCCTATGTCGGCAGCGTCACCCTCAACGGGCGGCCGCTGAACCGCGCGTTCCTGCGCCACGAGGAACTCATGGCCGGCGGCGAACTGCGCTTCACCCTGCAGGCTACGCCCAACACCGCGTGGGCGGCGGCCGGCGCCGAGCGCGCCTATTCGATGAGCGAGTGAAGGGCGCTCCACCTATTTCGGGAGATGTTCCTTAAAAGCGGCTTCCGTCGCGACGTGGCATTCCCGGTCGAGCTCTGTCGGCTGAAGCCGCCCCACTGGGGCTTGCGGTGCGCCTGCCGGGTGCACAGTGGGAGGGACTTCAGTCCCGACTGCTGTAGCAATCGGTCATTGGATGGCTTCACTCGTCGCGACTGAAGGGCACCTCGAACAACCTGCCACGACCTGGAGCCAGGGGTAGCATCTGTCGCAACGGCACCAGAGCGGCGCCTGATCGTGGTGGTTGGGAGGCTGAGGTGGCCGCTGGGCTACCTCAGCCGATCACGCTGGCGCCATGGCCCGCTCCTGTAGCCGTGCCAGCCGCATCACGTTATGGCTGGCGACCTTCAGCCCGATCACCACCTTTGCCCGCGCCAAGCCGATGCAGCGTACGAACTTGCCGCCTTGTTGGGCCAAGCGCGCAAACGGGTGCTCGCCGAACACCCGATCCTTGGCAATTCGACGGTTCCGGCGCTTTGCTGCCTCGCTCAAGGGCTTGCGCGCATGCCCTTGATGTTGGATCGCGGGGCGGTAACCACGCCTTTTCAGGTCTGCTTCCCGCGCTGCATCGGCATACCCGCTATCGGCCCATACCGTGCGGCCGGTGTTGTCCGGGTCCAGCACCTGCTCGAAGTGACGGCTGTCGTGCACGTTGGCCGCGCTCACGTCGTAGCGGCGGATGAAGCCCCAGCGACGGTCCGTGCTGGCGTGCAGCTTGTAGCCGTAGAACGCCACCCCATGCTTCCTGGTCCAACGTGCCTGCATATCCTTCTGCGCACGCTTGGCATCGCTCCAGTCCTGGCCGACGTCATCGCCCTGCTTGATCTGCGCGTTCTCTTCGCGCGTGTTGCGCTGGATCGGAGCGCTGACGATGCTGGCGTCGATGATCTGACCGCCGCGGGCAATGAACCCGGCACGTTGCAATTGCTCACCGATCGCCGCGCTGATGTCGCCCATCAGATCCTTGGTCTTGAGCCGTTCGCGCCACACCCAGATCGTCTTGGCGTCGGGCACCTTGCCGCTGTGTTCCAGTCCGAGGAATTGCTGGAAGCTGCGCCGATCCAGCACCTGGTACTCCAGCGCATCGTCGGAGAGGTTGTACAACTGCTGCAACAGCAGCAGCTTGATCATCACCTGCGTCGGCCAAGCCGGACGGCCACCGCGCTTGCCAGTACCCAAGGACAGCTTCGCGTCTACGACGTGAGCAATCCCGGCAAAGTCGATATGCCGTGACAGCAGAGCCAGAGGATCGCCGATCTGCTGCCGCTTGGCTTCGCGTTCGTGGCCGGCAAACAGGCTGATCATCGTGGCGTCCTCGGCGTGTTCTCCAGACCAATGATGCCAAAGGCGGGGTTTTTAGAGGTGCCCTGAAGTCGCTCCCACAGGGGCTTGCGGTGCGCCTGCCGGGTGCACAGTGGGAGGGACTTCAGTCCCGACGCATTGCGCCATCGGAAAGCACATCACTTCTAGCGTCGCGGCGGCATGACAGTTGATCCCCGCGTGGGTTTACGGCGAGCCTGCCGGGTGCATTGTGAGAGGGGCTTCAGGCCCGACTGCTGTCGCAGTCGGTCATTGGATGGCTTCACTCGTCGCGACTGAAGTCGCTCCCACAGGGGCTTACGGTGCGCCTGCCCGGTGCACAGTGGGAGGGACTTCAGTCCCGACTGCTGTAGCAATCGGTCATTGGATGGCTTCACTCGTCGCGACTGAAGTCGCTCCCACAAGGGCTTACGGCGAGTCTGTCGGGTGCACTGTGGGAGGGACTTCAGTCCCGACGCATTGCGGCATCGGAAAGCACATCACTTCGCGCGTCGCGGCGTCATGACAGTTGGGTTCCAGGGGCCAGCGGCATCCGGATGGAGTGTGGTGGCAGTAAGTTCGTAGATGCGTTGAAGCCGCGCCGACGTGAGTCTGCACCTGGAAGACGGCCGAGGCCTCTGCGCCGCACTACGGCCTCGTGCGCGACGCAAGCGCGAGCGTCAGCATCGCGTGAATTCGGCATGACCTGCATTGCGTATGGCGTCGCGCAGCGTGCGCCGCCACACCCTGTCACAGCGCGTCGCATCACATGCACGCGCATTTAATGTCATCCACACATTCCATTTGCGGCGTTCGTGGTCTTGTAGCGCGGCTGCATCGCATCGCGCGGACCGGGTGCGCCGGCGCCGTCGCCATCTCTGGAAGCGCGACCGCGTGCAGGCGCATCCCGTTCCGACGCCCTTGCCATGCGACGGCGCAGTCCGCGCTGCCGGCAACGGCGCGCAGAGGCGACGTGTCCTTCTCATTCGTCGAACGGGATCTTCCGAATGCATGTCTGCCTGCTGTCTCTCTCTCCTCCTCACGATGCGGCCGCGCTGGACGCGGCCATGGCGGCGGCACAGGCACAGGGCTGCGATCACATCGTCTTGCCCAATCCGTTCGCACAGGATGCGCAGGGCCGTCTGCACGACCCCGCAGCCGACGACGCGGCGGGCCAGACACAGTTGCACCACTGGCTGCAGCGGGCCGAACAGCACGGCCTGCGCGTGCTGCTGGACCTGCGCATCGACGAGATCGGTGGCGGCAGCCGTCTGCTGCAGGAACATCCGCACTGGTTCCGCGCACGCAGCTCGGCGCTGCCGGATCCGCGCGCCGAACGTGCCGCGCCGGATATTGCGGTGGGCCGCTTCGCCTCCGCCGAAGAAGGGGCGGGATTGGCGCAGTGGTGGAGTGCGCGTCTGGTCGACTGGCTGCGCAGCGGCGTGGCCGGCTTCCGCGTGCTGCAGCCAGAGCGCATTCCGGCGCCGTTGTGGCGCACGCTGATCGACGGGGTCCACGCACAGGCGCCGCAGGCGCGGCTGCTGGCGTGGACGCCCGGCTTGGGCTTGGACGCCTTGCGCGGCCTGGCCGGTGCCGGCTTCGATGCCGCGTTCTCCTCGCTGGCCTGGTGGGACGGTCGTGGCGACTGGTTCTTCGACGAGGACAGCGCCCTGCGTGCGCTGGCGCGCTGCGTGGTCGCCACCGTCGATGCCGAGACGGCCTCGGATACGCCACTGCCCTTGCCGCGCGCGCAGCGGCAGCGCCTGGCGGCTGCCTTTGGTGGGGCCTGGGCGATCGGCGCGCAGGACACATCGACAGAATACGGGCAGCCCGTGCCTGCGCAGCACGGCATATCCGAGGGGGATGCGTCCACGCCGGCAGAATCGCTGCCCGACGCCACCACGTCGCTGCGCCTGCGCCCGCTGCTGCGCGACGGCGCGCTCACCGCGGTGGCGGTGGAACCGCTGGACGTCGCGCCATGGCTGGTGCTGCTCAACAGCGACCGCGACCACCTGCTGCCGGTGCCCGGGCCGGCGTTGCTGCGCCTGCTCGGCGACAGCGAGGGTCTGCTCAGCGACCATGGCGAGCCGATCCAGGGCGAGCAGGGCGGCACCCTGGAAGCGGGCGAGGTGCGCATCTATCGCAGCCTGCCGGCGCGCCCGGTGCTGACCGCGGCGCGCGCACGCACCCCGGCCGAGGTCGCCGCCGGCGAGGCGCGGGTGTGCATCGAGGCGGTGACGCCGTCGGTGGATGACGGGCGCTTCCCGGTCAAACGCACGGTCGGCGATCGCGTGTGCGTGGAAGCCGATGCGTTCTGCGACGGCCACGACCGCATCGCCGTTGCCTTGCTGTGGCGCGCCGCCGATGCGCGTACCTGGTCGAGCGCGCCGATGCGCGCGCTCGGCAACGACCGCTGGCGCGGCGAGTTCCCGCTGCAGCGCCTGGGCCGCTACGAGTTCCGCATCGAAGCCTGGCGCGACGTCTACGCCACCACCCACGCCGACCTGGAAAAGAAGCGCGCCGCCGGCACCTTGCTGTCGGTGGATGTGCAGGAGGCGCTGGCCCAGGTCGAAGCGGCGCGAGGGCGTAGCCGCGGCGCGCTCGCCACGCGGTTGAAGGCCATCGCCACCCGCATCGCCCGCACCGACGACCTGGCCGAGAAGGCGCAGCTGCTGCTCGAACCCGACACCGCCGACGCGATGGCGCGCGCCGACGCCAAGCCGTTCCGCACCGAATACCCGATGACCTTCCGGGTCGAGGCCGAACGCCGCGCCGCGCACTTCGCCAGCTGGTACGAACTGTTCCCGCGCTCGCAGAGCGGCGATCCGCAGCGCCACGGCACCTTCGACGACGTGATCGCGCGGCTGCCGCACATTCAGGCGATGGGCTTCGACGTGCTGTACATGCCGCCGATCCACCCCATCGGCGAGAAGAACCGCAAAGGCCGCAACAACGCGGTGACCGCCGAGCCGGGCGAACCCGGCAGCCCGTATGCGATCGGCTCGGCCGAGGGTGGGCATACCGAGGTGCATCCCGAGCTGGGCGGGCTCGACGGTTTTCGCCGCCTGCGTGCCGCCGCGGCCGCGCACGGCCTGGAACTGGCCCTGGATTTCGCCATCCAGTGCGCGCCGGACCATCCCTGGCTGCGCGACCACCCCGACTGGTTCACCTGGCGCGCCGACGGCTCCATCCCGTATGCGGAGAACCCGCCGAAGAAGTACCAGGACATCGTCAACGTCGACTTCTACGCCAGCGGCGCGGTGCCGGCGCTGTGGAACGCGCTGCGCGATGCGGTGCTGTTCTGGGTCAACGAGGGCGTCACCCTGTTCCGCGTCGACAACCCGCACACCAAGCCGTTCCCGTTCTGGGAATGGCTGATCGCCGAAGTGCGCGGGCGCCATCCGCAGGTGGTGTTCCTGTCCGAGGCCTTCACCCGGCCCAAGCCGATGTACCGGCTGGCCAAGGTCGGCTTCTCGCAGTCCTACACCTATTTCACCTGGCGCCAGCACAAGGCCGAGCTGCAGGCCTACATCGAGGAGCTCAACAGCGGCGCGCCCAGCGAGTGCTTCCGCCCGCACTTCTTCGTCAACACGCCGGACATCAATCCGCTGTTCCTGCAGCACAGTGGGCGCAGCGGGCACCTGATCCGCGCCGCGCTGGCGACCACGCTGTCCGGGCTGTGGGGCATGTACCAGGGCTTCGAGCTGTGCGAGGCCACGCCGTTGCCGGGCAAGGAGGAATACCTCGACTCGGAGAAGTACCAGTTGCGGGTGTGGCCCGAGCGCGCGCCGGGCGACATCGTCGAGGAGATCACCCGCCTCAACCTGCTGCGCCGCCAGCATCCGGAACTGCAGTCGCACCTGGGCACGCGCTTCTACGTCGCGCACAACGAGCAGGTGCTGTACTTCGGCAAGTTCCTCGATGAAGCGCACCTGGCGCGCGGGCGCAGCCTGGTGCTGGTGGCGGTGAGCCTGGATCCGCATGCGGCGCAGAACGCGCAGATCGAAGTGCCGCTGTGGGAACTGGGCCTGCCCGACCACGCCAGCGTCGCCGTGCGCGACCTGTGGGACGGCCACGACTTCACTTGGTACGGCAAGACCCAACACATCCGCCTCGATCCGTCGCGGCCGTTCTCTCTGTGGCGCATCCGCGCCGGAGTCCCTGCATGAATGTCGCCGCGCCGTCGTCTCCCCAACTCGAGCCGCGCGCCCCGGCCGGCGATGCGCGCTGGTACAAGGACGCGATCATCTACCAGGTGCACGTCAAGTCGTTCTTCGACTCCAACGACGACGGTATCGGCGACTTCCCCGGCCTGATCTCCAAGCTCGACTACATCGCCGACCTCGGCGTGGACACGATCTGGCTGCTGCCGTTCTACCCCAGCCCGCGCCGCGACGACGGCTACGACATCGCCGAGTACATGGCGGTGCATCCGGACTACGGCAGCATCGCCGACTTCCAGCGCTTCGTGGAGCAGGCGCACGCGCGCGGCATCCGCATCGTCACCGAACTGGTGATCAACCACACCTCCGACCAGCATCCCTGGTTCCAGCGTGCGCGCATGGCCCCGGCCGGCTCGCCGGAGCGCGCGTTCTACGTGTGGTCCGACAGCGACCAGGACTACGCCGGCACCCGCATCATCTTCTGCGACACCGAAAAGTCCAACTGGACCTGGGACCCGGAAGCCGGCCAATACTTCTGGCACCGCTTCTACTCGCACCAGCCGGACCTGAACTTCGACAACCCGGCGGTCATGGAAGCCGTACTGGAAGTGATGCGCTTCTGGCTGGACCTAGGCGTGGACGGCCTGCGCCTGGACGCGGTGCCGTACCTGATCGAGCGCGAGGGCACCTCCAACGAGAACCTGCCCGAGACCCACGCCATCCTGCGCCGCATCCGCGCCACGCTCGATGCCGAATACCCCGACCGCATGCTGCTGGCCGAGGCCAATATGTGGCCGGAAGACACCCAGCAGTACTTCGGCGAGAACGCCGACGAATGCCACATGGCGTTCCACTTCCCGCTGATGCCGCGCATGTACATGGCGATCGCGCGCGAGGACCGCTTCCCGATCACCGACATCATGCGCCAGACCCCGGAGATCCCGGAGAGTTGCCAGTGGGCGATCTTCCTGCGCAACCACGACGAGTTGACCCTGGAGATGGTCACCGACTCCGAGCGCGATTACCTGTGGCAGACCTACGCCGCGGATCGCCGCGCGCGCATCAACCTCGGCATCCGCCGGCGCCTGGCGCCGCTGCTGGAGCGCGACCGCCGCCGCATCGAACTGATGACCTCGCTGCTGCTGACCATGCCCGGCACGCCGGTGCTGTACTACGGCGATGAGATCGGCATGGGCGACAACATCCATCTCGGCGACCGCGACGGCGTGCGCACACCGATGCAATGGTCGATCGACCGCAATGGCGGCTTCTCGCGCGCCGATCCAGCCGCGCTGGTGCTGCCGCCGATCATGGACCCGCTGTACGGCTTCCAGGCGGTCAACGTGGAGGCGCAGCAGCGCGACCAGTACTCGTTGCTGACCTGGACCCGCCGCGTGCTGTCGGTGCGCAAGCGCTACCGCGCCTTCGGCCGCGGCGCCCTGCGCTTCCTGTATCCGGGCAACCGCCGCCTGCTCGCCTACCTGCGCTGCCACGAGGACGAGACCGTGCTGTGCGTGGCCAACCTCTCGCACACGCTGCAGGCGGTGGAGCTGGACCTGTCCGAGTTCGAGGGCCGGGTGCCGGTGGACATCCTCGGCGGCGGCAGCTTCCCGCCGATCGGGCGCCTGACCTACCTGCTCACCGTGCCGGCGTTCGGCTTCTACGCCTTCCAACTGGTCGGCAACGCCACGCTGCCGGACTGGCACGTGCCGGCGCCGGTGCCGCTGCCGGATTACCAGACGCTGGTGCTGCGCAGTACGGTCGACAGTGCCGGCCTGCAACCGCACCTGCCGACGCTGGAGCGCGACATCCTGCCGGCGTGGCTGTCCACGCGGCGCTGGTTCGCCGCCAAGGACCGCGCGCTGCGCAGCGTGCGCATCGCCCGGCGCACGCCGCTGTCCGGTGGTGACGGCCTGACCCTGCTGGAGATCGAGGCGGAGCTGGACGATGGCGCGCACGAGCGCTACATCCTGCCGCTGGGCATCGTCTGGGAGCGCGAGCAGCCGAGCGTATTGGCCGAACAACTGGCGCTGGCGCGCGTGCGTCACGGCCGCGAGGTCGGCTACCTGACCGATGCCTTCGCACTGAAGCCCTTCACCCTGAGCATGCTCGCCGCGTTGCGCGACAAGGCGGAGTTGCGTGTGGATGGCGAGGCCGGCAATGAAGCCGGCACCGAGCGCATCCGCTTCTGCCCGACACCGGCGCTGCAGCGCGTGGACATTCCCGCCGATCCGGAAATCCGCTGGCTGTCGGCGGAGCAGAGCAACAGCTCGCTGATCGTCGGCGACGCGGCGGTGTTCAAGCTGCTGCGCCGCGTGTCGGCCGGCATCAATCCGGAGATCGAGATCGGCGAGCGCCTCACTGCGCTGGGCTACGCCAACGCCGCGCCGCTGCTGGGCCATGTCGCCCGTGTCGAGGCCGACGGCAGCGAGACCACGCTGGCCCTGCTGCAGGGCTTCGTGCGCAACCAGGGCGATGCCTGGCGCTGGACCCTGGATCATCTCGCACGCGGCGCCGAGGAATACGATGCCGCCCAGGACGAGGCGGCGCGGCTGGAGAGCGTGGCCGGCTACGACGCCTTCGCCGCGCTGGTCGGCCGGCGCCTGGCCGAGCTGCACGCGGTACTGGCGCAGCCCACCGATGCGCCGGCCTTCGCGCCGCAGCCAGTGGACGCGGCCGCCGCGCAGCAGGTGGTGGACGGCGTGGTGCACGAAGTGCAGGCGATGTGGGACACGCTCATCGCGCATCGCGACGCCAACGACGACCCGGCCGAACACGCCGCGGTGGACAGCCTGCTGGCCGAACGCGCGCGCCTGGATGCCTGGCTGCGGCAGGCGCCGTCGCTGTTGTCCGGTGCGCTGCTGAC encodes the following:
- a CDS encoding maltotransferase domain-containing protein, producing MHVCLLSLSPPHDAAALDAAMAAAQAQGCDHIVLPNPFAQDAQGRLHDPAADDAAGQTQLHHWLQRAEQHGLRVLLDLRIDEIGGGSRLLQEHPHWFRARSSALPDPRAERAAPDIAVGRFASAEEGAGLAQWWSARLVDWLRSGVAGFRVLQPERIPAPLWRTLIDGVHAQAPQARLLAWTPGLGLDALRGLAGAGFDAAFSSLAWWDGRGDWFFDEDSALRALARCVVATVDAETASDTPLPLPRAQRQRLAAAFGGAWAIGAQDTSTEYGQPVPAQHGISEGDASTPAESLPDATTSLRLRPLLRDGALTAVAVEPLDVAPWLVLLNSDRDHLLPVPGPALLRLLGDSEGLLSDHGEPIQGEQGGTLEAGEVRIYRSLPARPVLTAARARTPAEVAAGEARVCIEAVTPSVDDGRFPVKRTVGDRVCVEADAFCDGHDRIAVALLWRAADARTWSSAPMRALGNDRWRGEFPLQRLGRYEFRIEAWRDVYATTHADLEKKRAAGTLLSVDVQEALAQVEAARGRSRGALATRLKAIATRIARTDDLAEKAQLLLEPDTADAMARADAKPFRTEYPMTFRVEAERRAAHFASWYELFPRSQSGDPQRHGTFDDVIARLPHIQAMGFDVLYMPPIHPIGEKNRKGRNNAVTAEPGEPGSPYAIGSAEGGHTEVHPELGGLDGFRRLRAAAAAHGLELALDFAIQCAPDHPWLRDHPDWFTWRADGSIPYAENPPKKYQDIVNVDFYASGAVPALWNALRDAVLFWVNEGVTLFRVDNPHTKPFPFWEWLIAEVRGRHPQVVFLSEAFTRPKPMYRLAKVGFSQSYTYFTWRQHKAELQAYIEELNSGAPSECFRPHFFVNTPDINPLFLQHSGRSGHLIRAALATTLSGLWGMYQGFELCEATPLPGKEEYLDSEKYQLRVWPERAPGDIVEEITRLNLLRRQHPELQSHLGTRFYVAHNEQVLYFGKFLDEAHLARGRSLVLVAVSLDPHAAQNAQIEVPLWELGLPDHASVAVRDLWDGHDFTWYGKTQHIRLDPSRPFSLWRIRAGVPA
- the treS gene encoding maltose alpha-D-glucosyltransferase, whose amino-acid sequence is MNVAAPSSPQLEPRAPAGDARWYKDAIIYQVHVKSFFDSNDDGIGDFPGLISKLDYIADLGVDTIWLLPFYPSPRRDDGYDIAEYMAVHPDYGSIADFQRFVEQAHARGIRIVTELVINHTSDQHPWFQRARMAPAGSPERAFYVWSDSDQDYAGTRIIFCDTEKSNWTWDPEAGQYFWHRFYSHQPDLNFDNPAVMEAVLEVMRFWLDLGVDGLRLDAVPYLIEREGTSNENLPETHAILRRIRATLDAEYPDRMLLAEANMWPEDTQQYFGENADECHMAFHFPLMPRMYMAIAREDRFPITDIMRQTPEIPESCQWAIFLRNHDELTLEMVTDSERDYLWQTYAADRRARINLGIRRRLAPLLERDRRRIELMTSLLLTMPGTPVLYYGDEIGMGDNIHLGDRDGVRTPMQWSIDRNGGFSRADPAALVLPPIMDPLYGFQAVNVEAQQRDQYSLLTWTRRVLSVRKRYRAFGRGALRFLYPGNRRLLAYLRCHEDETVLCVANLSHTLQAVELDLSEFEGRVPVDILGGGSFPPIGRLTYLLTVPAFGFYAFQLVGNATLPDWHVPAPVPLPDYQTLVLRSTVDSAGLQPHLPTLERDILPAWLSTRRWFAAKDRALRSVRIARRTPLSGGDGLTLLEIEAELDDGAHERYILPLGIVWEREQPSVLAEQLALARVRHGREVGYLTDAFALKPFTLSMLAALRDKAELRVDGEAGNEAGTERIRFCPTPALQRVDIPADPEIRWLSAEQSNSSLIVGDAAVFKLLRRVSAGINPEIEIGERLTALGYANAAPLLGHVARVEADGSETTLALLQGFVRNQGDAWRWTLDHLARGAEEYDAAQDEAARLESVAGYDAFAALVGRRLAELHAVLAQPTDAPAFAPQPVDAAAAQQVVDGVVHEVQAMWDTLIAHRDANDDPAEHAAVDSLLAERARLDAWLRQAPSLLSGALLTRVHGDFHLGQILVAFDDVVLIDFEGEPAKSLDERRAKASPLHDVAGFLRSLDYASEVSARGEEGTAARVGAGLDTAQEQYLAAFRSRASAAFLAAYRTVLDASPHPWVAPAAFEATTLLFLIEKACYEIRYEAANRPAWIMVPIQGLLRILDRFPAPQESIR